GGGGCATCTCCTCCCTAGTGGGTTGCTGCGCCGGGCTTTTGATCGCCCCGGTTATTCTACACCCGTACATGATGTGGGATCCGATGCTCAAGGGCTTTGCAGCGGCGGTGATGGGCGGCATGACCTCTTTGCCGGGGTCGGTTTTCGGCGCTTATCTGCTGGGGATAATCGAAAACCTGTTCGGGGGTTATGTGTCCATTGAGTTCAAATCCATCGTGGCCTTTGTCATTATCGTCTTGGTGCTTTGTTTTAAACCCAGCGGGCTTTTCGCGCGGCATTATACTAAAAAGGTTTAAGCCCTGACGTATTGTTATAATGGTCCTTTACATTCTTAACCACTTATCAGGAAAGGAGTGCAGCCATGAAAAAGAAACTTTGGGTGATACTGTTGGTTGTGGCCATGATCGCCGGGTTAGGCGTTGCCGCGGTCGCCGAAGAAGGCGTGACCGATACCGAAATTCACATCGGCCAGTGGGGGCCCCAAACAGGTCCGGCCGCGGCCTGGGGGTCGGTGGCCAGGGGCACCGATGCTTACTTTAAAATGATCAATGACCAGGGCGGCATTCACGGCCGCAAGCTGATTCACCACATGTTTGACGATGCCTATAACCCGGCCAAGACCATGGCCGGTGTCAAGGAGTTGCAGGAAGGCACGGGCATGTTCGCCTGGGTTTCCGGTGTCGGCACCGCCCCCGGGCTGGCAGTAAAGGACTATCTGATGGAGCGCAAAATCCCGTGGGTGGGTCCATCGGCCGGTTCCCAGCACTGGATTACCCCGCCGCAAAAAAATCTGTTTGCGGTCTACCCCCTCTATTACATCGAAGCCCAGGCCCTGTGCCGCTATGCCGTCAACAATCTGGGTAAAAAGCGGATCGCCATGGCCTATCAGAACGATGATTACGGCAAGAATGGACTGCAGGGGGCCACGGAAGAACTGGCCCGCCTGGGGCTGAAGCTGGTGGCCAGTGTTCCGGTGGAAATAACCGATACGGACGTAAAACCCCATGTAATGGAGCTGAAAAATTCCGACGCCGATGTGGTTCTTTTATGGACCAGCGTCAGTCATGCGGTTCGGCTTGTGGGAACCAGCGCCGCCATGCAGTTTAAACCGCAATTTATGAGCACCAGCACCTGCTCG
This is a stretch of genomic DNA from Desulfobacterales bacterium. It encodes these proteins:
- a CDS encoding ABC transporter substrate-binding protein, which produces MKKKLWVILLVVAMIAGLGVAAVAEEGVTDTEIHIGQWGPQTGPAAAWGSVARGTDAYFKMINDQGGIHGRKLIHHMFDDAYNPAKTMAGVKELQEGTGMFAWVSGVGTAPGLAVKDYLMERKIPWVGPSAGSQHWITPPQKNLFAVYPLYYIEAQALCRYAVNNLGKKRIAMAYQNDDYGKNGLQGATEELARLGLKLVASVPVEITDTDVKPHVMELKNSDADVVLLWTSVSHAVRLVGTSAAMQFKPQFMSTSTCSDFPLMIHISKGLWAGVIAATFGELPDSTDPLLQKYKKEAFDKFAAKDERWGLFYYAGILFAEPLVEGLKRVGRDLTREKLVQTMEGLSNFKGIGGSISYKPFDPKDPMSRQGMKEVFLVQCEADGKGKKLTDWMEIK